A window of Bacillus rossius redtenbacheri isolate Brsri chromosome 4 unlocalized genomic scaffold, Brsri_v3 Brsri_v3_scf4_1, whole genome shotgun sequence contains these coding sequences:
- the LOC134541708 gene encoding S-antigen protein-like: MANRQADKTAKGQAVKSSNGQENKTENGHAVKTTKIQADKTANGQADKTAYTQANKTANGQAVTANGQADNTTKRQANKTANGQADKTAYGQADKTENDKPARRQTDERTRPQRDKRTRRKMDKRTRPQRDKRTRRRTDKRTRRKTDKPARRQTDERTRPQRDKRTRRKMDKRTRPQRDKRTRRQTDKRPSGQTE, translated from the coding sequence ATGGCAAACAGACAAGCGGACAAGACGGCAAAAGGACAAGCGGTCAAGTCTTCAAACGGACAAGAGAACAAGACGGAAAACGGACACGCGGTCAAGACCACAAAGATACAAGCGGACAAGACAGCAAACGGACAAGCGGACAAGACGGCATACACACAAGCGAACAAGACGGCAAACGGACAAGCGGTCACGGCAAACGGGCAAGCGGACAATACCACAAAGAGACAAGCGAACAAGACGGCAAACGGACAAGCGGACAAGACGGCGTACGGACAAGCGGACAAGACGGAAAATGACAAGCCGGCAAGACGGCAAACGGACGAGCGGACAAGACCGCAAAGAGACAAGCGGACAAGACGGAAAATGGACAAGCGCACAAGACCGCAAAGAGACAAGCGGACAAGACGGCGTACGGACAAGCGGACAAGACGGAAAACGGACAAACCGGCAAGACGGCAAACGGACGAGCGGACAAGACCGCAAAGAGACAAGCGGACAAGACGGAAAATGGACAAGCGCACAAGACCGCAAAGAGACAAGCGGACAAGACGGCAAACGGACAAGCGGCCAAGCGGTCAAACAGAATAG